The genomic segment ATGCTATTCAGGTGTGTGCAACCTGGTCTCTCATTTCTGCATAGCAATCATTTATGTCCAAATATTCACAAGTCCTCactctttttccccttccctgaCATTACAGAGCCCTGAGCTCCTGTCCTGTCAGATCACACTCTTCTAGGCTGAAAAATATGTGGAGGGGGTCAGTTTCAGGGTGTTCAGCCTGGCTTGCAGCTGCAGGGTTTTTCAAATCCAGATTCTAACTTTCCTCTGGGTCAGAAGATCCTGGAAACCAGACAGCAGCTCTCAATGCCATGGTGTGTACATTGGTGTGAGCCTTTGCTCTCTGAGACGATATATATGAAAGGTCAGGTTCCCCTACACATTAAAACCAGGGCCTGTGGTCCCACCAGCCTTCAGCCAGACTTCGCCCCTCCTCAGCTCTCCCAGGTTTCATCACCTGCTTACAGCCACATCTTAGTTCTCACCTGTTCCCAGATGTCATAAACAACTAGAGTCACTTCCTCCTTATCCACCATGATGCGTCTCTCATAGGTGTCCTCTGTTGGGAAATAAGGACAAGGAATAGAGCCCATTAGGAGGCTCCCCAACACTTGTAAGACGTGGTAACCAGGGATGCCTTAGATCCCAGCACCAGGGACCCCCTCCAGGGAGGTCGCCACAGAAAGCATTGGAACAGTTTCTCTTAggttctggcctccaggactgttCATGCCTTGAGCTCTTCCATCCCTGACTAGGGCTCCAGAGGCACCCTCAATCCTTAAAGGGCTCCCCCAAATACCTGGGTTCTCCGGCTCGTGAGCACTGTCTCCCTGAAGACCACCGAAAGTGCCTGCTAGGGTGCTCTTGCCCACGCCGCTCTCCCCCACCAGCATGACCTTGAAGATGCCATCTTTTAGGGTGGGGGCTGCCTCCCCTGAGCCCAGGGAGTCAGAGGAGCCAGAGGATGAGGCTTGAGGTGGCCAGTCAAGTTCATCTACAGCCTGGGCGCGCCGCAGCTGGTGCTTGTAGGGGACAGGCATACTGCCTCTTCGTCTGGGGGCCCCTAGGGCAGGGGGTGGCCCGCCCCGGTCCAACCCTGCCAACAGTTTCTCTGGCTTCTTCAGCAATGTGGCGTCTGCTTCTGGAGGGGCAAAGAGAAGGAAGCTATGAGTGGGGTAGGCCTAGCCATCTACAGAGGACTCAGTCCCGGCTGCTCCAGCCTCAGGAGGCTCGGTCAGTGACCATGATGCAGAGAGAGCTGAGAATCTTTGGTCCGACCTCTTCTGTTGAACTCCACCAGAAGCCTGAACTGGTGGGGCTCCCAGGAGCTGACCTGAAGGCTTGCCCAGCCACAACCTGTTCAAAACATGCCCCATGCAGGGAAGGCACCTGTGCGCAGGCTCGCACACCCACTCACACGTCACAGGGACACAGAGGCACGCCCCCAGACTAGGCCTCTGGCTGGGGGGTTTCTCCTTCCACTGAGAGGCCCTGCCCCCTGCTGCTTCCTGCACTGATAATGCCCACCCTGGGCAGCAGCCCAGGGGATGAGAAACTGAAGCTGCTGCCCTGGTTCTGGGGCTGGGTACTGATGGAGTAAAAAACTTTGTGGGGAGCTTGTTCCCAGGAAAGGGCTTTTCTCTTTGAGATGTATGTGTTGGGTCTCCATGGGTGTGTTAGAGGGGCTGCCTCTTCCCATGGCCCTGTAGGTGAGCATCCCCCAGTGCACGGCTGTGTGTGAGAATCCTTCTGCACCCCTGGCTGTCCCTGTGAATCTGAGACAATGTTCTGTTCAAGGCgaggtagagggagggagggagagggagggagggagagaaatagCGAGAGAGCGGGAGCGGGGAGTGACAATGCACCGGTCAGGGTAACTGGAGGAGGAACGACAGACACAACAAAGGGGGGTGGAGAGAGGCTGCAGATAGCCCAGGATCAGTTCTTGGCTGGCAGCCATGGCCTCCAGGAGCCAGAGAAACCCTTACAACAGGTCCCCAGGGGAGCCCCCTGCCCGTGATTCCCAGGCTTGTGGGCTGCCCCTTGTCTCTCCCCCTTCCCGCCTGCCCTGTCCCAACCTCCTGGGAATAAGGCAGACCGAGGGGCTAAGTACCAGTTTCCCCACTGAAGCCCTGGGTGATGGGTGAGGGGACATTTGGGCAGCCCCCCTCCACCTCCCTAATCCCCCCACCTCAGCCGAGTCCCAGTCCTAGCATGGGCAGGAGGCTTCCCCACTTCCCGAgttgctttttccttcttgttgTTTTGGGTTCAAGCTCCTTCAACCCCTAGTTCTGACCTCCCCACCAAAGCTTCAGCTCCCACCCCCATGGTTTCAACCAGAACCTGTCCTTTCAGCCCTCACCTGCTGTGGGTGTCCCTGGCGGGGAGGCCCGGTGGCTGCCGGCGGGGCAGAGTGCTGTGGTTTCCGTGTCCGTGTCCATGTCGGTGTCGAGGTCCGTGTGCATCgttgtgcgtgtgcgtgtgcagCCTGGCGGCGTGCAGCACCCGCTCCCTCACTCAGCAGCACTGTCAGCTTTTCCCTTTAAATACCACCCCCATGCCCTCCCCCTAGACACCTGGGGAAATagtcccacccccctcccccgatGAGGTCACACATGCTAATGAGCTGTGATGTCAGCGGGATTCCCTCCTTTC from the Hippopotamus amphibius kiboko isolate mHipAmp2 chromosome 2, mHipAmp2.hap2, whole genome shotgun sequence genome contains:
- the REM2 gene encoding GTP-binding protein REM 2, with the translated sequence MHTDLDTDMDTDTETTALCPAGSHRASPPGTPTAEADATLLKKPEKLLAGLDRGGPPPALGAPRRRGSMPVPYKHQLRRAQAVDELDWPPQASSSGSSDSLGSGEAAPTLKDGIFKVMLVGESGVGKSTLAGTFGGLQGDSAHEPENPEDTYERRIMVDKEEVTLVVYDIWEQGDAGGWLRDHCLQTGDAFLIVFSVTDRRSFSKVPETLLRLRAGRPHHDLPVILVGNKSDLARSREVSLEEGRHLAGTLSCKHIETSAALHHNTRELFEGAVRQIRLRRGRNRAGGPRPEWGSPEGPAPPARRESLTKKAKRFLANLVPRNAKFFKQRSRSCHDLSVL